The following proteins come from a genomic window of Streptomyces sp. NBC_00539:
- the gnd gene encoding phosphogluconate dehydrogenase (NAD(+)-dependent, decarboxylating), translated as MTSDAPMQLGMVGLGRMGANLVRRLVRDGHRCVVNDVSPDAVRALEADGATPAFSLEELVERLERPRAVWLMVPAGVVQETLDRLVGLLDPDDTVIDGGNSYYRDDITRARALAERGVHYVDCGTSGGVWGLQRGYCLMIGGERDPVERLGPLFRTIAPGTGSAEPTPGRTRTDGTAPHGYLHCGPSGAGHFVKMVHNGVEYGMMAAIAEGLAIIEHADAGLRTRTADAETAPLSDPEAYRYEIDVAEVAEVWRRGSVVGSWLVDLTADALARSPRLDDFTGRVSDSGEGRWTVLAAIEESVPAPVISAALYQRYESRGLGEFTAKVLSAMRSEFGGHAEKRSGADA; from the coding sequence ATGACATCGGACGCACCCATGCAGCTCGGGATGGTCGGACTCGGCCGGATGGGTGCCAACCTGGTGCGCCGGCTCGTGCGGGACGGCCACCGCTGCGTGGTCAACGACGTCAGCCCCGATGCCGTACGGGCGCTGGAGGCGGACGGCGCGACGCCGGCCTTCTCCCTGGAGGAGCTCGTCGAGCGGCTGGAGCGGCCCCGGGCCGTGTGGCTCATGGTGCCGGCGGGCGTGGTCCAGGAGACCCTGGACCGGCTGGTCGGGCTCCTCGACCCCGACGACACCGTCATCGACGGCGGCAACTCCTACTACCGGGACGACATCACCCGGGCCCGGGCCCTCGCCGAGCGCGGCGTCCACTACGTCGACTGCGGCACCTCGGGCGGTGTCTGGGGTCTGCAGCGCGGCTACTGCCTCATGATCGGCGGCGAGCGGGACCCCGTGGAACGGCTCGGCCCCCTCTTCCGCACCATCGCGCCCGGTACCGGCAGCGCCGAGCCCACCCCGGGCCGTACCCGTACCGACGGCACCGCCCCGCACGGCTACCTCCACTGCGGGCCGAGCGGCGCCGGCCACTTCGTGAAGATGGTCCACAACGGAGTGGAGTACGGGATGATGGCCGCCATCGCGGAGGGCCTCGCCATCATCGAGCACGCCGATGCCGGCCTGCGCACGCGTACCGCCGACGCCGAGACCGCCCCCCTGTCCGACCCCGAGGCCTACCGGTACGAGATCGACGTGGCCGAGGTCGCCGAGGTGTGGCGCCGCGGGTCGGTCGTCGGCTCGTGGCTCGTCGACCTCACCGCCGACGCCCTGGCCCGCTCCCCGCGGCTGGACGACTTCACGGGCCGGGTGTCCGACTCCGGGGAAGGGCGCTGGACCGTGCTCGCGGCCATCGAGGAGAGCGTGCCCGCCCCCGTCATCAGCGCGGCCCTCTACCAGCGCTACGAG
- a CDS encoding TioE family transcriptional regulator — protein MARNLQNGGHGGGRSGGYLRPIDLAREHGLSSQAVRNYEEDGILPAAGRTPHGYRTYTPLHALALGAFLALVPGHGHRTSASIMRAVNQDAADEAFRLIDESHAQLLDDRRTLRAVEGALCDLAPASVSGRSAEAKASRAGGTRVWGSGGTGVWASGGTFSGGTFIGPLAQELGLRPATLRKWERAGLVRPRRDPLTGYRVYDEADVRDARLAHQLRRGGYLLGQIAPLIAQVRSAGGLEPLESALYDWHGRLSARGRAMLTGAAALEAYLRERG, from the coding sequence GTGGCGCGAAACCTTCAAAACGGCGGACATGGCGGCGGACGTAGCGGCGGGTACCTCCGGCCGATCGACCTGGCGCGGGAGCACGGTCTTTCCTCGCAGGCCGTGAGGAACTACGAGGAGGACGGCATCCTTCCGGCCGCCGGCCGCACGCCGCACGGCTACCGCACCTACACCCCGTTGCACGCGCTGGCCCTCGGGGCGTTCCTCGCCCTGGTGCCCGGTCACGGCCACCGGACGTCGGCGTCGATCATGCGGGCCGTGAACCAGGACGCGGCGGACGAGGCGTTCCGCCTGATCGACGAGAGCCACGCCCAATTGCTGGACGACCGGCGGACGCTCCGCGCCGTGGAGGGCGCCCTGTGCGATCTGGCGCCGGCTTCCGTGTCCGGGCGCTCGGCGGAGGCGAAGGCGTCGAGGGCCGGCGGCACGAGGGTGTGGGGATCCGGCGGCACGGGGGTGTGGGCGTCCGGAGGCACGTTCTCGGGAGGCACGTTCATCGGGCCGCTGGCGCAGGAGCTCGGCCTCCGGCCGGCGACGCTGCGCAAGTGGGAACGCGCCGGGCTGGTGCGGCCGCGCCGGGACCCGCTGACCGGGTACCGCGTCTACGACGAGGCCGACGTACGGGACGCCCGGCTGGCCCACCAGCTCAGGCGGGGCGGCTACCTGCTCGGCCAGATCGCACCGCTGATCGCCCAAGTGCGGTCGGCCGGTGGGCTGGAGCCGCTGGAGTCCGCGCTGTACGACTGGCACGGCCGGCTGTCCGCCCGTGGCCGGGCGATGCTGACCGGCGCCGCCGCACTGGAGGCGTACCTCCGCGAGCGCGGATGA
- a CDS encoding erythromycin esterase family protein: MATDIKDTVHPLDAAAVMKLLPVRPRLLALGEPTHGEDTLLDVRNALFRQLVEHEGYRTIAIESDCMRGLVVDDYVTSGAGSLDDVMERGFSHGFGASAANRALVRWMRAHNDGRPASERLRFAGCDGPLEMTGAASPRQALTALHGYLSAQVDPDLLPCTAQTLDRLLGSDDRWTESAAMTDPARSVGQSAGARELRLHADDLVALLDAQTPYLITATSREDWDRARLYGRTATGLLRYHYWMADTSPSRMARLVALRDRMMADNLLAIAERGPALVHAHNGHLQRNKSTMRMGGLPLEWWSAGAIAGAHLGEGYAFLATAVGTIRHRGVDTPEPDTVEGRLYAVPEDRHAVDARRLAGVLRDAPPAPRVSPWFGYAPLDPAHLEDTDGIVFVKDLPQS, encoded by the coding sequence ATGGCAACGGACATCAAAGACACCGTTCACCCCCTCGACGCCGCGGCCGTCATGAAGCTGCTCCCGGTCAGGCCGCGGCTCCTCGCCCTGGGCGAGCCCACCCACGGCGAGGACACCCTGCTCGACGTGCGCAACGCGCTCTTCCGGCAGCTCGTCGAACACGAGGGCTACCGGACGATCGCGATCGAGAGCGACTGCATGAGGGGCCTCGTCGTGGACGACTACGTCACCTCCGGCGCGGGCTCCCTCGACGACGTCATGGAACGCGGGTTCAGCCACGGCTTCGGCGCGTCCGCGGCCAACCGCGCACTCGTGCGCTGGATGCGCGCCCACAACGACGGCCGGCCCGCATCCGAGCGGCTCCGCTTCGCCGGTTGTGACGGCCCGCTGGAGATGACCGGGGCGGCGAGCCCCCGGCAGGCCCTCACCGCGCTCCACGGCTACCTTTCGGCCCAGGTGGACCCGGACCTGCTCCCCTGCACCGCGCAGACGCTCGACCGCCTGCTCGGCTCCGACGACCGGTGGACCGAGTCCGCCGCGATGACGGACCCGGCCCGGTCCGTGGGGCAGTCGGCCGGGGCCAGGGAGCTGCGGCTGCACGCCGACGATCTGGTGGCCCTGCTCGACGCGCAGACGCCGTACCTGATCACGGCGACTTCACGGGAGGACTGGGACCGGGCGCGCCTGTACGGGCGCACCGCCACCGGCCTGCTGCGCTACCACTACTGGATGGCCGACACCTCACCGAGCCGTATGGCGCGGCTGGTTGCCCTGCGGGACCGGATGATGGCCGACAACCTCCTCGCCATCGCCGAACGGGGCCCGGCACTGGTCCACGCCCACAACGGCCACCTCCAGCGCAACAAGAGCACGATGCGGATGGGCGGCCTGCCGCTGGAGTGGTGGAGCGCCGGCGCCATCGCCGGCGCCCACCTGGGCGAGGGCTACGCCTTCCTGGCCACGGCCGTCGGCACGATCCGGCACCGGGGAGTGGACACCCCGGAACCGGACACCGTCGAGGGGCGCCTCTACGCCGTCCCGGAGGACCGCCACGCCGTCGACGCCCGCCGGCTGGCCGGCGTCCTGCGTGACGCACCCCCCGCGCCGCGCGTCTCCCCGTGGTTCGGCTACGCCCCACTCGACCCGGCCCACCTGGAGGACACCGACGGCATCGTGTTCGTCAAGGACCTGCCGCAGAGTTAG
- the thpR gene encoding RNA 2',3'-cyclic phosphodiesterase, which translates to MKEQTQASTVRVFIALAPPDDAKEELARELRPAYAAYPRMRWNRIEDWHVTLAFLGELPVSAVPLLRPPLAELAAVTPPVELALHGSGHFDERVLWSGLRGDLEGLHRLTGEVRRVVRQCGIAFEERPLRPHLTLARARRDDPHSVVKAAGELAAFTGRRWQAERLHLVGSNIGRGPGPIHYRDIEAWDLRGQ; encoded by the coding sequence GTGAAGGAACAGACCCAGGCCTCGACCGTGCGCGTGTTCATAGCGCTCGCCCCGCCCGACGACGCGAAGGAAGAGCTCGCGCGCGAGCTGCGGCCCGCCTACGCGGCGTATCCCCGGATGCGGTGGAACCGCATCGAGGACTGGCACGTCACCCTGGCGTTCCTCGGCGAGCTTCCCGTCTCGGCAGTTCCGCTCCTGCGGCCGCCACTTGCGGAACTCGCCGCCGTGACCCCGCCCGTGGAGCTGGCGCTGCACGGCAGCGGGCACTTCGACGAGCGGGTGCTGTGGAGTGGGCTGAGGGGTGACCTCGAAGGGCTCCACCGGCTCACCGGCGAAGTCCGCCGAGTGGTCAGGCAGTGCGGCATCGCCTTCGAGGAGCGGCCGCTGCGCCCCCACCTGACCCTGGCCCGAGCCCGCCGCGACGACCCCCACAGCGTGGTGAAGGCCGCGGGCGAACTCGCCGCGTTCACCGGTCGACGGTGGCAGGCCGAACGCCTGCACCTCGTCGGCAGCAACATCGGCCGTGGTCCCGGACCCATCCACTACCGCGACATCGAGGCCTGGGACCTCCGCGGGCAGTGA
- a CDS encoding helix-turn-helix transcriptional regulator, protein MSSNDLGDFLRARRARLQPADVGLASHGARRVPGLRREEVAVLAGMNSDYYARLEQGRERSPSPQILDAIGGALRIDDEARAHLYRLAGTAPDGDRPQPAERAGVALRRLLDGFTTPAFVLNPATDFLAANTMANALFTPFEKTDNLARMTFLDPAARGFFVHWDSAAEAVVASLRHATGLDPDYRRLHGLVRSLAGASEEFAALWSAHAVHAKTRDAKEVFHQDVGCLSLTYQTFDVREAPGQQLVVYDAEPDSPSARSLDLLGSLHAKRRPVPAG, encoded by the coding sequence GTGAGCAGCAACGATCTCGGCGATTTCCTGCGCGCCCGGCGCGCCCGCCTGCAACCCGCCGACGTGGGTCTCGCCTCCCACGGGGCCCGCAGGGTGCCAGGGCTGCGGCGGGAGGAGGTCGCCGTCCTGGCGGGCATGAACAGCGACTACTACGCCCGCCTGGAACAGGGCCGCGAGCGCAGCCCCTCCCCGCAGATCCTCGACGCGATCGGCGGCGCCCTGCGCATCGACGACGAGGCGCGCGCACACCTGTACCGGCTGGCCGGCACGGCCCCGGACGGTGACCGGCCGCAGCCCGCGGAAAGGGCGGGCGTCGCGCTGCGCCGGCTCCTGGACGGCTTCACCACCCCGGCGTTCGTCCTCAATCCGGCCACCGACTTCCTTGCGGCGAACACCATGGCCAACGCGCTGTTCACCCCGTTCGAGAAGACGGACAACCTCGCCCGCATGACCTTCCTCGACCCGGCCGCACGCGGGTTCTTCGTCCACTGGGACAGCGCGGCCGAGGCGGTGGTGGCGTCCCTGCGCCACGCCACGGGCCTGGACCCGGACTACCGGCGCCTGCACGGCCTGGTCCGCTCACTGGCCGGGGCGAGCGAGGAGTTCGCCGCACTCTGGTCCGCTCATGCCGTCCACGCGAAGACCCGTGACGCCAAGGAGGTCTTCCACCAGGACGTAGGGTGCCTCTCCCTGACCTACCAGACCTTCGACGTCCGCGAAGCGCCGGGCCAGCAGTTGGTCGTCTACGACGCCGAACCGGACAGCCCCAGCGCCCGATCGCTCGATCTGCTCGGCAGCCTCCACGCTAAGCGGCGGCCCGTTCCCGCGGGTTGA
- a CDS encoding amidohydrolase family protein: MTSPGTTSVAVLEQIRRQSADPARRILFTGATIVTMDPGLGVLTGADLLVEGETISALGPALHPDGAVVVDAAGTILTPGFVDTHRHAWQTQLRRIMPDVDDLGAYVRSTLAGYAPVYRPQDMYVGTRLAALTAIDSGITCMLDFSHNSRTPEHSDAAVQALADSGIRGVHASMGPHFGDWDEQWPGDLSRLRDRYFAGGDQLLTLRLAALATEEIAGPDFAYGPALARTAKDLGVGVSIDAVFGETSSEAVLGWARNGLLGPDVTLIHATGLTREAWKAIGDSGATVSLAPTSEAQIGLETAVPAVDEALDAGVRPGLGIDVEVALAGDMFTQMRALHAIQRMRAVNAVYGTGRQPRRITTRDVLDFATLQGARTNGLHGVTGSLTPGQKADLLVLRAEDLNNMPLNDAVGTVVLGSDARNISAVLVNGTPRKWDGRVLDVDLPALRDEVHASRAYVLNPRERAAA, translated from the coding sequence ATGACCTCCCCCGGTACCACCAGCGTTGCCGTGCTCGAACAGATCCGGCGCCAGTCGGCCGACCCGGCCCGGCGCATCCTGTTCACCGGCGCGACCATCGTCACCATGGACCCCGGCCTCGGTGTCCTCACCGGCGCCGACCTGCTCGTCGAGGGCGAGACGATCTCCGCGCTCGGCCCCGCTCTGCACCCCGACGGCGCAGTGGTCGTCGACGCGGCCGGCACGATCCTCACCCCGGGATTCGTCGACACCCACCGGCACGCCTGGCAGACCCAACTGCGCCGCATCATGCCGGACGTCGACGACCTCGGGGCATACGTGCGATCCACCCTGGCCGGCTACGCCCCCGTCTACCGGCCACAGGACATGTACGTCGGGACGCGGCTCGCCGCACTGACCGCCATCGACAGCGGTATCACCTGCATGCTCGACTTCTCCCACAACTCCCGTACGCCGGAGCACTCCGACGCCGCCGTCCAGGCCCTGGCCGACAGCGGCATCCGGGGCGTGCACGCCTCCATGGGCCCGCACTTCGGCGATTGGGACGAGCAGTGGCCCGGCGACCTCAGCCGGCTCAGGGACCGGTACTTCGCGGGCGGAGACCAGTTGCTGACGCTGCGACTGGCGGCCCTGGCGACCGAGGAGATCGCCGGGCCCGACTTCGCCTACGGCCCCGCCCTCGCCCGTACCGCGAAGGACCTGGGAGTCGGTGTCAGCATCGACGCCGTCTTCGGCGAGACCTCTTCCGAGGCCGTACTCGGCTGGGCCCGCAACGGCCTCCTCGGCCCGGACGTGACGCTCATCCACGCCACCGGCCTCACCCGGGAGGCGTGGAAGGCGATCGGCGACAGCGGCGCGACCGTCTCCCTGGCCCCGACCTCGGAGGCGCAGATCGGCCTGGAGACCGCGGTCCCGGCCGTCGACGAGGCGCTGGACGCCGGTGTGCGCCCGGGTCTGGGCATCGACGTCGAGGTGGCTCTGGCCGGCGACATGTTCACGCAGATGCGGGCCCTGCACGCCATCCAGCGGATGCGCGCGGTCAACGCCGTGTACGGCACCGGCCGGCAGCCCCGGCGCATCACCACCCGGGACGTCCTGGACTTCGCCACCCTCCAGGGTGCCCGCACCAACGGCCTGCACGGCGTGACGGGCTCCCTCACCCCGGGCCAGAAGGCCGACCTCCTGGTCCTGCGGGCCGAGGACCTCAACAACATGCCGCTCAACGACGCCGTCGGTACCGTCGTGCTGGGCTCCGACGCCCGCAACATCAGCGCCGTTCTCGTCAATGGCACGCCCCGCAAGTGGGACGGCCGGGTCCTCGACGTCGACCTGCCCGCGCTGCGCGACGAGGTCCACGCGTCGCGCGCGTACGTGCTCAACCCGCGGGAACGGGCCGCCGCTTAG
- the katG gene encoding catalase/peroxidase HPI: MSGSESENPVIPSPTPTPTRPRSNRDWWPNQLDLQVLHQHSPLSNPLGADFDYAAEFATLDLDALKQDVFEVMTTSQDWWPADYGHYGPLFIRMSWHSAGTYRIADGRGGGGAGAQRFAPLNSWPDNASLDKARRLLWPVKQKYGRKISWADLLVFAGNCAMESMGFKTFGFGFGREDVWEPEEIFWGPEDTWLGDERYSGDRELTGPFGAVQMGLIYVNPEGPNGNPDPMAAARDIRETFGRMAMNDEETAALIIGGHTFGKCHGAVGAEYIGPEPEGCPIEQQGLGWKNTYGSGKGADALTSGLEGAWTATPTKWDNGYLDNLFAYDWELTTSPAGAKQWTPKDPSAQGTVPDAHDPSKRHAPMMLTTDLALKVDPVYGPIAKRFHENPDQLADAFAKAWYKLLHRDMGPLSRYLGPWIPEPQLWQDPVPPVDHELVSDEDVTALKGRILASGLSVPQLVTTAWASASSFRGTDKRGGANGARIRLAPQRQWEVNDSPEVAEVLETLEQVRQEFNGAQAGGKKVSLADLIVLGGCAAVERAAKDAGYEVTVPFAPGRTDASQEQTDVESFAVLEPKADAFRNYLREGEKLSPETLMLDRANLLTLTAPEMTVLIGGMRVLDTNFGQSQHGVLTHRPGKLTNDFFVNLLDMGTEWKASTSTENVFEGRDAATGKTTWTATAVDLVFGAHSQLRAASEVYASQDGGEKFVRDFVAAWDKVMNLDRFDLA, from the coding sequence GTGTCCGGCAGCGAAAGCGAGAACCCGGTAATCCCCTCCCCGACCCCCACGCCGACTCGACCCAGGTCGAACCGGGACTGGTGGCCGAATCAGCTGGACCTTCAAGTGCTCCACCAGCACTCGCCCCTGTCCAATCCGCTGGGCGCGGACTTCGACTACGCGGCGGAGTTCGCGACGCTCGACCTCGACGCGCTCAAGCAGGACGTCTTCGAGGTGATGACGACGTCGCAGGACTGGTGGCCCGCCGACTACGGCCACTACGGACCGCTCTTCATCCGGATGAGCTGGCACTCCGCGGGCACGTACCGCATCGCCGACGGGCGGGGCGGTGGCGGCGCCGGGGCCCAGCGCTTCGCCCCCCTCAACAGCTGGCCGGACAACGCGAGCCTCGACAAGGCCCGTCGTCTGCTCTGGCCCGTCAAGCAGAAGTACGGCCGGAAGATCTCGTGGGCCGACCTCCTGGTCTTCGCCGGCAACTGCGCAATGGAATCGATGGGGTTCAAGACGTTCGGGTTCGGCTTCGGGCGCGAGGACGTCTGGGAGCCCGAGGAGATCTTCTGGGGGCCGGAGGACACCTGGCTCGGGGACGAGCGCTACAGCGGCGACAGGGAACTCACCGGTCCCTTCGGTGCCGTGCAGATGGGGTTGATCTACGTCAATCCCGAGGGGCCCAACGGCAACCCCGACCCGATGGCCGCCGCCAGGGACATCCGCGAGACGTTCGGGCGCATGGCGATGAACGACGAGGAGACGGCCGCCCTCATCATCGGCGGCCACACCTTCGGCAAGTGCCACGGTGCGGTCGGCGCCGAGTACATCGGTCCCGAGCCCGAAGGCTGCCCCATCGAGCAGCAGGGCCTGGGCTGGAAGAACACCTACGGCAGCGGCAAGGGCGCCGACGCGCTCACGAGCGGGCTGGAGGGTGCCTGGACCGCCACGCCCACCAAGTGGGACAACGGGTATCTGGACAACCTCTTCGCGTACGACTGGGAGCTCACGACGAGCCCGGCCGGCGCCAAGCAGTGGACTCCCAAGGACCCGTCGGCGCAGGGCACGGTGCCCGATGCCCACGACCCGTCGAAGAGGCACGCCCCCATGATGCTGACGACGGACCTCGCGCTGAAGGTGGATCCGGTCTACGGGCCGATCGCCAAGCGCTTCCACGAGAACCCGGACCAGCTCGCGGATGCGTTCGCCAAGGCCTGGTACAAGCTGCTGCACCGCGACATGGGCCCCCTCTCGCGCTACCTCGGCCCGTGGATCCCCGAGCCGCAGCTGTGGCAGGACCCGGTCCCCCCGGTCGACCACGAGCTGGTCTCGGACGAGGACGTCACCGCCCTCAAGGGCAGGATCCTCGCCTCGGGTCTGTCCGTCCCCCAGCTGGTCACCACCGCCTGGGCGTCGGCGTCGAGCTTCCGCGGCACCGACAAGCGCGGCGGGGCCAACGGGGCACGGATCCGGCTCGCGCCGCAGAGGCAGTGGGAGGTCAACGACTCGCCCGAGGTGGCCGAGGTGTTGGAAACCCTCGAGCAGGTCCGGCAGGAGTTCAACGGGGCACAGGCCGGCGGGAAGAAGGTCTCGCTCGCCGACCTGATCGTCCTGGGCGGCTGCGCCGCCGTCGAACGAGCCGCGAAGGACGCCGGGTACGAGGTCACGGTGCCGTTCGCACCGGGGCGCACGGACGCCTCGCAGGAGCAGACGGACGTGGAGTCGTTCGCCGTGCTCGAACCGAAGGCGGACGCGTTCCGCAACTACCTGCGGGAGGGGGAGAAGCTGTCGCCGGAGACGCTCATGCTGGACCGAGCCAACCTGCTGACCCTGACCGCTCCCGAGATGACCGTCCTGATCGGCGGCATGCGGGTCCTGGACACCAACTTCGGGCAGTCCCAGCACGGGGTCCTCACCCACCGGCCGGGGAAGCTGACCAACGACTTCTTCGTCAACCTGCTCGACATGGGGACGGAGTGGAAGGCGTCGACGTCGACGGAGAACGTCTTCGAAGGCCGGGACGCCGCCACGGGCAAGACGACGTGGACCGCCACCGCCGTCGACCTCGTCTTCGGTGCACACTCCCAGCTCCGGGCCGCCTCGGAGGTCTACGCGTCCCAGGACGGGGGAGAGAAGTTCGTACGTGACTTCGTCGCCGCGTGGGACAAGGTGATGAACCTGGACCGGTTCGACCTCGCCTGA
- a CDS encoding DUF7144 family membrane protein, producing the protein MAQPSTPQSSARAPRGGDPYSGRSAWAAGGTLFAGVLLLVDGVLGIIKGITGLAKDDVYAHLGNYVFKFNLTTWGWIHLILGIILVVVGAGLLKRVLWARVAGVVLAGCGIILDFMWMPYTPVWAIISILIGVFVIWALCNTPDGDRTSAV; encoded by the coding sequence GTGGCACAGCCTTCGACCCCCCAATCCTCCGCACGCGCCCCTCGCGGCGGTGATCCCTACAGCGGCCGCAGCGCCTGGGCAGCGGGCGGCACCTTGTTCGCAGGGGTCCTCCTGCTCGTGGACGGCGTCCTCGGCATCATCAAGGGCATCACCGGCCTCGCGAAGGACGACGTCTACGCCCACCTGGGCAACTACGTCTTCAAGTTCAACCTGACCACCTGGGGCTGGATCCACCTGATCCTGGGCATCATCCTCGTCGTCGTCGGCGCCGGGCTCCTCAAGAGGGTGCTCTGGGCGCGGGTCGCGGGTGTGGTGCTGGCCGGGTGCGGCATCATCCTCGACTTCATGTGGATGCCCTACACACCGGTCTGGGCGATCATCTCGATCCTGATCGGCGTGTTCGTCATCTGGGCCCTGTGCAACACCCCCGACGGCGACCGCACCTCGGCCGTCTGA
- a CDS encoding serine hydrolase domain-containing protein, producing MRTLRTDDRTPRRSGRRAPVAAAGAALLIVVCGPPLAAPAAAAAPVAAASTPVPSPSPSAAPSALKPIDPAALRSAVEKAAEKLMLPGAVVLLRTPQGTFRTVVGTAESGTSRPPSTADHFRIASNTKTMTSALVMLLARDGRLRLTDPVSDYVPAVPGGARITIAELLAMRSGLYNYTSAPEFSASLDAAPGKARTPREMLDIAFRHPPNFAPGTSYEYSNTNYVLLGLVAEKAGARPLDRQFRDRLFTPLGLAGTSLPGIHDLSLPDPYAHGYMYGGSAYAMVDKPYPADVRAAARSGKLRPVDYTHQNVSYATAAGGAISTADDMATWIKALVTGKVLDHASQQQWLHSPRAEDPASPEGPEYGYGIAHQRFTPHASMYYHGGELPGFNSFIGHDPDNDVTLVIWTNLTVSLDGRATANALLPTVLNQVYSGLSYPTVTDTHTD from the coding sequence ATGAGGACCCTCCGCACGGACGACAGGACCCCGCGCCGCTCCGGCCGCCGCGCCCCGGTGGCGGCTGCGGGCGCCGCCCTGCTGATCGTGGTCTGTGGCCCGCCCCTGGCGGCCCCCGCCGCAGCGGCCGCACCCGTCGCGGCGGCGAGCACCCCGGTGCCGTCCCCTTCCCCGTCAGCCGCCCCGTCGGCGTTGAAGCCGATCGATCCGGCCGCGCTGCGCTCGGCGGTCGAGAAGGCGGCGGAGAAGCTCATGCTGCCCGGCGCGGTGGTCCTGCTCCGGACGCCGCAGGGGACCTTCCGTACGGTCGTCGGCACGGCCGAGTCGGGCACGTCCCGACCGCCCTCCACTGCCGATCACTTCAGGATCGCCTCGAACACCAAGACCATGACTTCCGCGCTGGTCATGCTGCTGGCCCGGGACGGCAGGCTACGGCTCACCGACCCGGTGTCCGACTACGTCCCCGCAGTGCCCGGCGGCGCCCGCATCACCATCGCCGAACTGCTCGCCATGCGCAGCGGCCTGTACAACTACACCAGCGCGCCCGAGTTCTCCGCATCCCTGGACGCGGCGCCGGGCAAGGCGCGGACGCCGCGGGAGATGCTCGACATCGCTTTCAGGCACCCGCCGAACTTCGCACCCGGCACGTCCTACGAGTACAGCAACACCAACTACGTGCTGCTGGGCCTCGTCGCCGAGAAGGCCGGGGCCCGTCCGCTGGACCGGCAGTTCCGCGACCGGCTGTTCACCCCGCTCGGCCTGGCCGGAACCTCCCTGCCCGGCATCCACGACCTCTCCCTCCCCGACCCCTACGCGCACGGTTACATGTACGGCGGATCGGCCTACGCGATGGTCGACAAGCCCTATCCCGCCGACGTCCGGGCCGCGGCCCGCTCGGGGAAGCTGCGGCCGGTGGACTACACCCATCAGAACGTCTCCTACGCCACCGCCGCCGGGGGCGCCATCTCCACCGCGGACGACATGGCCACCTGGATCAAGGCCCTCGTGACGGGCAAGGTCTTGGACCACGCCTCCCAGCAGCAGTGGCTGCACAGTCCGCGGGCCGAGGACCCGGCCTCCCCCGAAGGCCCGGAATACGGGTACGGCATCGCCCACCAGCGGTTCACCCCGCACGCGTCGATGTACTACCACGGGGGTGAACTCCCCGGATTCAACTCGTTCATCGGCCATGACCCGGACAACGACGTCACCCTCGTCATCTGGACGAACCTGACCGTGTCGCTCGACGGGAGGGCCACGGCCAACGCCCTGCTGCCGACCGTCCTCAACCAGGTCTACAGCGGCCTCTCCTACCCCACCGTCACCGACACCCACACCGACTAG